A genomic stretch from Coregonus clupeaformis isolate EN_2021a chromosome 23, ASM2061545v1, whole genome shotgun sequence includes:
- the LOC121536261 gene encoding transcription factor Sp5-like encodes MAAVALLRNETIQAFLQDRTPNSSPENCKHSPLALLAATCNRIGHHHGSSPADFLQVPYDTTLGSPSRIFHPWSNEGNPQSTLSSNSTFGLSSKAQLHIQSSFTSHHELPLTPPADPSYPYDFSPVNMLPCSMQSLQSSCPPTYVPAVSYAAPTAMPGFVTGHSGLVHQQQRQLSPSPGEDIPWWSLQQGNHVSHHHSITTQSLGHHRFQLQRGLVMGHTDFAQYQTQIAALLHTKSPLATARRCRRCRCPNCQSSTSNDEPGKKKQHICHIPGCGKVYGKTSHLKAHLRWHSGERPFVCNWLFCGKSFTRSDELQRHLRTHTGEKRFVCPDCCKRFMRSDHLAKHVKTHQNKKTKCHEKTFDHQVKREDIRNM; translated from the exons ATGGCAGCAGTGGCTCTACTGCGGAATGAAACAATCCAGGCTTTTCTTCAG GACCGCACTCCTAACTCTTCTCCAGAAAACTGTAAACACTCTCCACTGGCGCTCTTAGCTGCCACTTGCAACCGGATCGGACACCACCACGGATCAAGTCCGGCAGATTTCCTCCAGGTTCCTTATGACACTACTTTAGGCTCGCCGTCGCGAATTTTTCATCCTTGGAGTAACGAGGGGAATCCTCAAAGTACTCTCTCTAGCAATTCTACTTTTGGACTATCATCTAAAGCCCAGCTCCACATCCAAAGCTCATTTACTTCCCACCACGAGCTCCCTCTCACCCCTCCAGCGGATCCCTCATATCCCTATGACTTTTCTCCAGTGAATATGTTACCGTGCTCCATGCAGTCGTTACAGTCCTCCTGCCCACCCACCTACGTCCCTGCTGTATCTTATGCAGCGCCAACTGCCATGCCAGGTTTCGTTACGGGACACTCTGGCCTTGTGCATCAGCAACAGAGGCAGTTGTCCCCTAGCCCAGGGGAGGATATTCCGTGGTGGAGTCTCCAACAGGGAAATCACGTCAGTCATCACCACTCAATCACCACTCAATCCCTTGGCCACCACCGTTTCCAACTGCAGAGGGGCTTGGTGATGGGGCATACAGACTTTGCGCAGTATCAGACTCAAATCGCTGCCCTCCTTCACACCAAGTCCCCCCTCGCAACAGCCCGAAGATGTCGGAGATGTAGGTGTCCAAACTGTCAGTCCTCCACCTCAAACGATGAGCCCGGCAAGAAAAAGCAACACATCTGTCACATACCAGGGTGCGGGAAGGTTTATGGCAAAACTTCCCATCTCAAAGCGCACCTGAGGTGGCACTCGGGAGAGCGTCCATTTGTATGTAACTGGCTTTTCTGTGGCAAGAGTTTCACCAGGTCTGATGAGCTGCAGAGACACCTGAGGACTCATACTGGAGAGAAGCGCTTTGTTTGTCCTGACTGTTGCAAGAGGTTCATGAGGAGTGACCATTTGGCTAAACATGTCAAAACTCACCAGAACAAAAAAACCAAGTGTCATGAGAAGACATTTGATCATCAAGTGAAAAGGGAAGATATCAGGAACATGTAG